One Arsenicicoccus dermatophilus genomic window carries:
- a CDS encoding tyrosine-type recombinase/integrase → MRDEQGKQLPAPWRVAIDEWVAVLHSSGRSPATIQEHSRAIADLGLAHPEIDPWGMSPATVRQWWTGQRWSSSTRRKRAASLRSFYRWGMETGHCRRSPVLGIAPVRVDPAVSGPARAVLPPAWREPVAEFLAWMEAGGRRPGTIEQRRWWLGRLAADMPDPWTVRPGDLALWLSREDWQGETKRAGRASVRTFYAWAVHAGYLVASPADALPPVRRVRTLPRPAPTDAVTAALGTSGDRVRLALMLGALAGLRRSEIAAVHSSDVTGATLRVRGKGGHERIVPLHPDLREALAVAVARTGPGWLFPSPAGSGGHLTAAHLGRQISAALPPGVTPHALRHRFATQAYAAGRDLRAVQELLGHATPETTARYAAVPDGALQLAVAGVSLT, encoded by the coding sequence ATGAGGGACGAGCAGGGAAAGCAATTGCCGGCGCCGTGGCGGGTGGCTATTGACGAGTGGGTGGCCGTGCTGCATTCGTCCGGTCGGTCTCCGGCGACGATTCAAGAGCACTCACGGGCGATTGCCGATCTAGGGCTGGCACACCCGGAAATAGACCCGTGGGGAATGTCTCCGGCGACGGTCCGTCAATGGTGGACAGGCCAGCGGTGGTCGTCGTCCACGCGGCGAAAGCGCGCGGCGTCGCTGCGCAGCTTCTACCGGTGGGGGATGGAGACCGGCCACTGCCGGCGGTCGCCGGTGCTGGGAATCGCACCGGTGCGCGTGGACCCTGCCGTTTCGGGCCCGGCTCGTGCTGTGCTGCCGCCGGCGTGGCGCGAGCCCGTAGCCGAATTCCTGGCATGGATGGAGGCCGGCGGTCGCCGGCCGGGCACGATCGAGCAGCGCCGGTGGTGGCTGGGCCGGCTCGCGGCCGACATGCCGGACCCGTGGACGGTGCGCCCGGGCGACCTCGCGCTGTGGCTGTCGCGGGAGGACTGGCAGGGGGAGACCAAGCGTGCCGGTCGCGCGTCGGTCCGCACGTTCTACGCGTGGGCGGTGCACGCCGGCTATCTCGTCGCGTCGCCAGCGGACGCGCTGCCCCCGGTGCGGCGCGTGCGGACGCTGCCCCGACCGGCTCCGACCGACGCCGTGACGGCGGCCCTGGGAACCAGCGGCGACCGGGTGCGGCTGGCGCTCATGCTGGGTGCCCTGGCCGGGCTGCGCCGCTCCGAGATAGCCGCGGTGCACTCCAGTGACGTGACCGGCGCCACGCTGCGAGTGCGGGGCAAGGGCGGGCACGAGCGGATCGTGCCGCTGCACCCGGACCTGCGGGAGGCTCTGGCCGTCGCCGTCGCCCGGACGGGACCGGGGTGGCTTTTCCCCTCGCCCGCGGGCTCGGGCGGGCACCTGACCGCTGCGCACCTGGGGCGCCAGATCAGCGCCGCGCTGCCGCCGGGGGTGACTCCCCACGCGTTGCGTCACCGGTTCGCCACCCAGGCCTATGCCGCTGGCCGTGATCTACGGGCTGTGCAAGAGCTGCTAGGGCACGCCACACCGGAGACCACCGCCCGGTATGCCGCGGTGCCGGACGGTGCACTACAGCTCGCCGTCGCCGGGGTGAGCCTCACCTAG